The Enterobacter pseudoroggenkampii genomic sequence ACCTTGCAGATGAAATCAGGGCGATGGCGAAGGTGCATAACCGTAGTCTGAATGATGAAATGCTCACCCGTCTGATGAATACGCTGGGTTATTTTACGGAAAGGTTGCTTGACCAGAATGAGGATGTACAGGCGCTTAAAGTTCTTTGCATGGAGTTCGAGGTGTTCCTGAAAGAAAAAATAAAGGAGGTGGAGAAAAGTGACCTTCCCTGGGATGAAAAACCGTCCCTGTGATCGATGTGGGCCGGGGTGTCCGGCTCACAGATTTATTCTTTTTCGTTGATGAAGTGCCTTGCTTCTGCTTCGTTCTCGGCTGTGTTTATGCCGCTTAAAATCATATCAAGCGTATCTTCAAGGCTGCCTTCGCCGTCTTTTCCTGTCATTTTTAAATACATCTCAGCGATTAGGGTGGCAATGAGAACTGTGCCTTCGCGTGAGCCGGCTGTTTTTCTTATGAGGTCTCTTCGATATCCTTCGATATCAAATTGATTACCATCCTCGCCATCGCGTTTATAGACAAGCAGTCCAAGCCGGATTAATTCGTTGCAGGTGGCTGATATGTTTGCTTCTCCAGCGTTAGCGCCGTTCTGCAGGTCTTGTTGAACAATATCGCGAACTTCACGTTCAATTTTATCTTTAAGGTAGATGCCGACTCTTCCCATATTTCTTACCTGTTTTAAGTTAGTGTCGGAACCGACACTATGTGTGGCCTGTTGGTGGATTTCCAGATTGCTGTGCAAGGCTGTAATGGGTTGATACTGCTGTGCATTTCTGTTCTATACAGTAGTACAATCCAGCACTATGATGTGCGATAGTGTGACACTGTGCGATATATAATTCAATGTAATTAAAGCATATCTACAATTGTATGATACATGTGTGACATACCGACACTAACAGGTATCAGGATTATACGATAGCGTAGTGTCGGTATGTACGACATTACACGGTCACATTCCAAAATTGCGCAAATTTCTTACAAACATCCCACTGAAATAAAAGGAGAAATCTGCAAGACGAAGTCTTGCGTGGGGTGTGATGTTTTAAAGGGTTAGTAAAGAGCGGCATGTTAATACCGCCTACTGTTCTGACATGTTTATTTCGGACAGGTGTTAAATCCCATCAGGAGAGCGCTCACGCGCGTTTGTAGTGAATTTACTTGATTACGACGATCCGCCGGGGTATTTTTTAAAGCGCCTCTCCAGAGCCCGTTTATTTAGCTAAAAGGCCAAATCATGAAAATATCGTTACTGCCTGCTGCTTTGCTGACTCTTTCACTTTCTGCTGGCGCAGCTCCGCAGATGTGCTTTGATCAGGCCGGGAAAGATTATCAAATTGATCCGCTTCTGCTTATGTCAATTTCGATTAAAGAGAGCCATCTGGTACCAGATGCGATAAATGGATCAAACCGGAATGGGACAGAAGATGTCTGCGGGATGCAGGTGAACAGCTCTCATTACGGTAAACTTAAAAACTTCAATATTACCCGTGAGCGCCTGTTAAATGATCCATGTATCTGCGTTTATACGGGTGCATGGGTACTGGCGCACAACTTCAGGTCATACGGAAAAAACTGGGACAGCGTGGGGATGTATAATACGGGGCCGAGCAAAAAGCTCATTGCGCAGCGCAAGGCCTATGCACAGGACATCAAAAATATATATCGCGTATTACTGGCCAGAAAAAAGTTACTATCTGAACGTCTCGCGCCAGCTGCTGGAAAGGAGCATGAGATTAAAATTGCAGAAACAGCATCGTCACATAGCGGACAGTAAAAAGCCGCTCTGGTGAGCGGCTTAATTTTCAGGCCTTCAGTTTTGCAAACTCCTCGGCCATTTTCCAGAGCACCTGATTTAATTTGATGTCACCATCTATTCCGGTGACTTCCCGCGTTCTGGTCATCTTCCCTTTTTCCGTTCTGCCACGAATCCCCCCACGGATCACATTTTCCTGCACCACGTTAAACGTGGTCCATAAATCCTGGCCTCTGTCGAGCACGCGGCGAGGGTTAATAATTTGCTCCGGTGTAATCGGCGCTGGTTTTCCATCGTACTTAAGTTCCAGGGCGGTCGCACCAAAAAGGCGCTGCTCAGGCAAAGTGAGCTGAATGCTTTTCATGAGGTCAATATTTTCATCAACCGCGTCAAATGTTTTCAGCACCGTGTAAGCGCCTTCAATAACCTGCCCGACAATATCCCCTTTGTGGGGTACGCGGATTTCACCAAAATCCTTCCATGCAACCAGACCATTACTGCAAACCTGACGGAACATACCGGGGATCATTTTATAGCTGCTTGAACCATCATGGCTATTCAGCAGAATAATTTCCGGTACTTCTTTTCCGTTAATCTGGTCATGACGGCGCAGGCGAAGCATATGCTTTGTAAAGTCGCGTTTATCCTGGTCACGTGTACGTGACTGAGTGGCATAATATGGCTGAAAACCTTCATCACGTAAGCGATCAAGAATGTTAATGGTCGGGATATACGTATAACGTTCAGAGCGTGAATCGTGTTTATCCGATGAGAACGCGCTGGGAACGATGCGCTGTAATTCATCATTAGTCAGCGGACGGTCTTTACGGATCGAGGTAGGCATACGATAACGGCTTGCGAAACTGACCATTTTTATTTACTCCTGATTATTTAGTTAGAGATGAAGAAATAACGCGATGAAAATTATCCAGCGGCATTGCAGCTGCCACCGGGCGACCATCTACAAACCAGACAGAGATATAATCCGGGCATTCGTCATTTATTAACGTCAGCTCAGTGGCATTCTCTGGCGGCGTAAAAATTGCCGGTTGTGGCTCCCCTTCCGATGCAGCCAGGACCCAGCAAAACAGATCCGTGAACTGGGACGTGGTGAGGTTTGAATCACATCTTCCGGTAGATTCTTGAGCGGCGGTTTTGACGTTGACGTTTCGTGTGTGCATCCTGGTTTTCTCCTGTGGTGATGGCTGGCCATCTCCCTAGTGAGTTCTCTCGCGGCAAAGGGCAAAAGGAGCAACGGCGAAGGGAGGAAGGAAAGGGGCGGAGACGAAAGTTTTTGCGGCACGCAAAAAGTTTTGGCGGAGTGCATTTCACCCCTTGGATGACGACCCGACGGTGCTACAAGCAGCCCTCCGCGTGAGGACGCACGGGGGATGGCCTCACCGGGGGAACAGGATGCACACACCCGACACGTCGGAACGGCGTGGCGCCATTAAAGCGACGGCATCAGCCGGCGCGGTGAAGGCGTTCCGGACGGCACGGCCGGAGAAGCCGCAGCCTTTGACCTTCGCCATCAGACCCTAGCGTCAGCCCGAAACCGCTTGCGGGTTCGGCGGAGCCCGGCGGGTGCGTCAGCAGCCGCCCTGGCGGAGTGGGGCTCGACGACCGGACAGCAGCGCTGGCCGGGAGCCGAAGGGGGCCATAGCCCTGCCCTTTTTCCGTGTTATGGCCATGACGGAGCTGCAGCTGAGAAAGATAACCAGCAGGACGCCGGTTCTGATCGTAGGTGAGAAGGGAAGCACTGCAACGGGGAAAGGCAGGAGCGCCGGAGGCGCTTTCGCCCTCCCCGTTTCCCCGCAGGGGAAAGAGGTTTGTGCGGTTGCCCTGATGAATGCCACCAGGGCTGGACCGAATACTGTATCAGGGGCTAAATCTCACCCGCCTCAATGGCCATCTCGGTCATTAAATCGTCGTATGCCTCCTTCGCACGTTCTTCCTCAGCCCACGTCAGAAATAAGCCGCGCATCGACGCTGCTCCCATGAATACCGGGCGGTCTTTAAGAGGTAATTTAGCCAGGTAGTCCAGCGCCATTCCCAGCAAAGTGACATCATAGATTTCGTAGTACGCGCCGCATGTTTTTCCAGCCCGCTTTTCCATACGAGCCAGAACCACATCAGCACGAATCACGTCGAACGGATTACGTGAGTGAATATTGCGTACAAAGCCATCAGTGCGCAGGAGCGTTGTTTTATGTGTCACCGTTGTTTGCATCATGATTTGTCTCCAGCGAAGATCTTTACGAAAGAAGGTAATACGCGTGAGAAATTTTCCAGCAATGCAGCTGCGGCAACCGGGTAACCATCCAGTAGCCATACTGAGAAGTAATCCGGGACTTCCGGATCGATATAAATCAGTTCGACACTGTCAGCCGGTGCGACAAAATTAACAGGCTTCACATCAGCTTGTGATTCGCTGACGACCCATGAATACAGATCCCAGAATTGTTCAAAAGTAAGCGCTGAGACTGTTTCACTCTGCCCGATGGTTTCCATAACAAAGCCACTGGACTCAGTTTGTGTTTTTCCCCCTATCTTCCTGGAAGATTCGGGAGCGGCGGTTTTGACGTTGACTTTTTGTGTGTGCATCCTGGTTTTCTCCTGTGGTGATGGTTGTCCATCTCCCTGGTGAGTTCTCTCGCGGCAAAGGGCAAAGGAGCAACGGCGAAGGGCGGAAGGAAAGGGGCGGAGACTAAAGTTTTTGCGGTACGCAAAAAGTTTTGGCGGAGTGCATTTCACCCCTTGGATGACGACCCGACGGTGCTACAAGCAGCCCTCCGCGTGAGGACGCACGGGGGATGGCCTCACCGGGGGAACAGGATGCACACACCCGACACGTCGGAACGGCGTGGCGCCATTAAAGCGACGGCATCAGCCGGCGCGGTGAAGGCGTTCCGGACGGCACGGCCGGAGAAGCCGCAGCCCTTGACCTTCGCCATCAGACCCTAGCGTCAGCCCGAAACCCGGAGGGGTTCGGCGGAGCCCGGCGGGTGCGCAGCAGCCGCCCTGGCGGAGTGGGGCTCGACGACCGGACAGAAGCGCTGGCCGGGAGCCGAAGGGGGCCATCGCCCTGCCCTGTTTTCGGGTTATGGCCACGGAGCTGCAGCTGAGAAAGTTAACCAGCAGGATGCCGGTTATGATCGCAGAGAAGGAGTGAAGCACAGCAACGGGGAACGGCAGGAGCGCCGGAGGCGCTTTCGCCCTCCCCGTTTACCCCGGAGGGGTAGAGTTTTTTGCGGTTGCCCCGATGATATGCACCGGGGCCAGGATTTCCGATCAGATCGGTTCTTCGCTGTCACCTCCGTTTTCCTGCTCATAGTGCATCATGGCCATATTCAGCAGGACATTAAATCCCTCAATGCCAGCCCCGTCCGGCTCGCACTGTTCGCAGAGGTGCAGCAGATTTGCCAGAAAATCCGTGATGACAGTTTGCACGCTTTCGCTTTCCCTGTTCAGCCCGGTTTTACGGGCAAATTTCCAGAGCACATCTGCAGCCAGCGCGGCGTGATCATCGTTGCTGCGGATTTTTATCGGTTCAGCCTGGCCTTGCAGGCGTTCTGCCATCGTCTCCAGCACGGTGGCCGGAACAGCGTTCAGTGTGTTGCTTGTCATTTTCTCTCTCCCTGCGGCAGGTCTGCCCTGCCGCTCTGTCAGTCAGGCGGCCACGGTGGCCAGAAATTTTTTCATTGCATCCAGACGACTGCGAAATGCCAGACGGCCCTGCCAGTCATTGAAGTAATAAACAGGGGTGTAACGCACTCGGTTCGCTTTCAGGGTCAGCGTATTACCGGTCACGACTTTCGCGGGTATACCCAGCAGTGCCAGCTGGATAAAGGCCATATCTGCCACCTTTGGATCGATGTCAGTGCAGGTGGCATACAGCTGTTGTGAAGGGTTATATCCCGCTTCAGCCATCCAGTATGCAAAGGCAATGACCATTCCGGCGCTACCACAGGCAGGCTCATCGAGCGTCATCCACCCCTCACGCTTTATCGTCTCCTGAGCGCCGGGCATGAGTAGTCCGGCCATCAGGCGGGAGATGCAGGACGGGGAGAAATACTGCCCCATTTCGTCCGCGCCCAGCTCCTGCTCCATATACAGAGCGCCGAGGAAATCATGAATGTCACCCGCCAGCCCCTCCACCAACAGGCAGAACAGCTGCTTCATGGCGTCCAGATCGTCCGGCTTATACCGTTCGCAGATGCGACGGCTGTTTTCGATGTTCTCCGGCGAGCGAATACGGGCCATATCCAGCTCGCTGGCTGCGAGGGTGATGAAGTCGCGGAACACTTCGGAACGGCGCATATTTTTCGCCATCTGACGGAAGACACTGGCGAATTCTTTACGCGCCTCAGCTGGCGACAGCATCCGGGCCGGTGCGGAAGCCCGCGGCTGCGGATCAGCCTGGTCGGCCAGGAACAGGGATTCAAAACTCAGTTGTGACATGGTTTCTCCTTACCGGCCGCCCGCAGGCGGCCGTCTTCTGTTAAGCCAGTCCAAGCGCCGGGTAGACGCTGACAGCCAGACCACAGTCAGCATCGGTGGCGTAGCCCGTTTCGGCATTTACCACGGACAGGAACGGCTGCCACTGTGAGAAGCGCAGCGCGGGTACGCGAGCGCGTTTTCCGGCGCGGAGGGCATTTACAAATGCCTTCGCCTGTGCGACAGTTTGCGGGTCAAATTTCACGATCAATCTCCTTACTTTGGTTGTGATTGCCGTATCTCGTTTTGGTCGGCCAGATACGGCGTTGAGAAAGCAGGGGCAACCCTGCTTTTTTAATGCGCGGAATTCAGCGGCGCATCGAGACAGAAACGGGCGATCACGTCGCCAATCAGCTCCCGGTGATGGCGGGTGTGCAGGTCGTGGCACTCAAAGAAGCGCGCGCCGTACCGGACAAAAATCGCGGTCACATCCCCGCCCGTAAACTCCATCGACTTGAACGACTCCCCGCCATACCCTCTGCA encodes the following:
- a CDS encoding conjugal transfer protein; protein product: MGRVGIYLKDKIEREVRDIVQQDLQNGANAGEANISATCNELIRLGLLVYKRDGEDGNQFDIEGYRRDLIRKTAGSREGTVLIATLIAEMYLKMTGKDGEGSLEDTLDMILSGINTAENEAEARHFINEKE
- a CDS encoding lytic transglycosylase domain-containing protein translates to MKISLLPAALLTLSLSAGAAPQMCFDQAGKDYQIDPLLLMSISIKESHLVPDAINGSNRNGTEDVCGMQVNSSHYGKLKNFNITRERLLNDPCICVYTGAWVLAHNFRSYGKNWDSVGMYNTGPSKKLIAQRKAYAQDIKNIYRVLLARKKLLSERLAPAAGKEHEIKIAETASSHSGQ
- a CDS encoding DUF932 domain-containing protein, translated to MVSFASRYRMPTSIRKDRPLTNDELQRIVPSAFSSDKHDSRSERYTYIPTINILDRLRDEGFQPYYATQSRTRDQDKRDFTKHMLRLRRHDQINGKEVPEIILLNSHDGSSSYKMIPGMFRQVCSNGLVAWKDFGEIRVPHKGDIVGQVIEGAYTVLKTFDAVDENIDLMKSIQLTLPEQRLFGATALELKYDGKPAPITPEQIINPRRVLDRGQDLWTTFNVVQENVIRGGIRGRTEKGKMTRTREVTGIDGDIKLNQVLWKMAEEFAKLKA
- a CDS encoding N-6 DNA methylase yields the protein MSQLSFESLFLADQADPQPRASAPARMLSPAEARKEFASVFRQMAKNMRRSEVFRDFITLAASELDMARIRSPENIENSRRICERYKPDDLDAMKQLFCLLVEGLAGDIHDFLGALYMEQELGADEMGQYFSPSCISRLMAGLLMPGAQETIKREGWMTLDEPACGSAGMVIAFAYWMAEAGYNPSQQLYATCTDIDPKVADMAFIQLALLGIPAKVVTGNTLTLKANRVRYTPVYYFNDWQGRLAFRSRLDAMKKFLATVAA